GAGCCAACACCCAGCACAAGATGTGTGAGAGCCATGAGCCCGATCGTCGGGAACGCACGTTGTCAACGGATATCGGAGACTGGGGTACCTTTGATGGAAAAAGGGCTGTTTCCCATGTCggtagaagaagaaaaagaaacgaaaGGCAAAAAACATCAGGCCATTTCGATGGAACACAACGCTCGGATCGATTGGTCATGGATCCATTTGGACACGGGCATGGCATGGGCCTGAAAACGGGTCTTGAGAACTCTCGAGTCTGGGCTTTACTTGACAGGATCTAGAACCCCCCTTGTTCGGCTCGATGGACGTGTGCTAGCACCCTACATGCAGATCTGAGAAACGGGAATCAGTGATGATGTCGATAGCCGTACTTGACAGCGATTGATAGCTGCAGACCCGTGATAGTTGCAACCATTGCAGTGCATCGAGTACCAGATCAAATATCCAGAGCAATCGCATCAGCTAAAACATTTGAGTCCGATTCACGGGTATTAGAAAAAGCCTCCATCAAGTCGTGATGTCATTGATCGGCTAAACTGACTGGACCCTGATTTCCCAGAGaccctcttcctctcgaTCTCAgtcaagctctcagccatcaCCACGATCACCAACACAACTGAGCAGAACACGACAGGACACGACACGCGGTACGCCACAGAAACTTGACAGCCCGCAAAGGATCCATTTCTCGCGAGGTCTTGTCCCGCCCCTTGCCGTGTCTCAGAACGTTtgtatgtactccgtactgtagGCAACATAACAGAGCACAGCCAAGTATCTAAGTCAGTGTAACAGTTGCACACGCCCccacgatggcgatgataatGTCGATAGCCATGCCGCTGCATCGCATCTCAATCGTTGGCGTAACACCAGATCACGTCGTGCATATTTTGACAcccacaagacaagacaagacaagacaaggagaggagaagagagaagtgaGGCGGAGACAACATTGAATATGCGTACGCAAGTAACAGGTGAGGCTTGATAGGGGGGAAGCACAGCAGTCAAACGTTCATCCAGGGCGAGCAACCTGTGATCAATTTAGACATGATTGACGGTTTACGGATATGAGGGTTTCTGTTTATGGAAATCTTCCCCCTTGTCAAGTGTCAGCTTATTAGGAATGTCAATCATCAACGGTCTAGTTTTGATGTACAAGTTTGGTGATGTTCTCACCATTGAGCCCCACCCCACTCAGTGCTCACTGCCTGTGCCTGAGAGACGAGACATGAGGGCCGAGCCTGGTCGGACACGCCCTGAAGCCCCCTGGAAGCCTCCGGCCCCAAAGCAGAACAACTTGAGGATGAGGTGCGATGCAAAGACTGCGCGTCGTCCCGCCCCCAGGGCCAAGCAGAAtcacctcactcactcatgTTTGGGTTGTATTTCCTGAGAGGTAGGGGGAGTAGAAAAAGATCATCGCTTGGAGCGAATAAAACTTGACACACTTTAAACTTTTTTAGCAGCCTCTTTGCTCCCCGCCCCCTGTCATTGCGTCTGCTGTAGCCTGTCACTGTCCATTCGCTTGAGCCTTACCCTGAACCCCTGTCGGCTAGAGCTCCCGTCTTTGGTCCGATCTAGAGGTTCGTTGTAGAGGCATGGAAATCGAACTCTGGATCACGACAAAGCAAAGTGCATCGTAGCAACACAGCAAAATTCACAGTCAAATCAAATCATCATAGCAATGGCGCCGCCGCAACAACCGGGTTCTCCGTCATGGGCCGATCAGGGTCTAAATGACGATTGGTCTCTTTCTGCCTTTACTGTTGctctattttctttttgttcCGAGTTCtgattttcttttctttttgtaCTACCGGTATCTCCATCGCCATTACCATCACTATCGCCTCTTAGTGACGAGTTTTTCCCTATTCTGGACCTTGCCGTGGCATCGTATTGTGTTCAACAACAATCAATCGAGCTATCACTATCCTCTCCAAAAAAAAGGCGCTTTTTATGATTGTCCTGGGTTTCTAGACCTGGACAAATCGGAGAGTTATTAGTGTATCGATCACTGCATTCTGCAGGTCCGGTCCCTGGAACGAGAAAATTCGCCGTGGCCTGGCCCATCGTTACCTTAGGAAGGAGGATCTCCATTCACCtcctgtacctacctagtctagATTCTTAttatcatcgtcatcatctgcatTCAACTCTCGCCTTGTTCTCTCATTCCCCTGTTGtattctcctcttctcaacgGCGGTTGGTTGAAGTTGATACTGGATCTATTCTTACACACACTCACACACTCACACACTCACTCGACTCTCCTGCACTCATTCTCTGTCTCAGCCTGTCTTTCAGCTCTGGacaccctcttctcttctcaaccatcTAGACTTGGCCTTTGAGTCAAGTTGAGCTGAACCGGGGTTCAAACAGCTTCACTCCCGCGTCTAGGGGACCTGAATGCCATCATCATATCCACTATCAACTACCAGGAGAACCCACCCGTCACTTCACTTCACACTAGGCTCCCGCCTAGCTTCCTCCATCCCATTCAAGGGTCCCGGGCAGGCGATATATACACCCCTGTGGCTACATCCGCATCGAGGCTACGACGTTACTTCACGGTATATCTGGCCAGGAACCGTTGAAGCTGCTAAACTAAGCTAAGACGAgctaaagttatagtatcACTCAGATCCCAGCTTCTGATATCCATGATCTATTTGATATCCTCAGTATCCGCTTGTTCCCCATCCATCTAGTCAGACCAGACATCTTTAGCTCTGTCTTAAATCACTTACGCAATACCTACATACAACCCGACCCTCTGCCCTTCTACCTTCGAGACTCTTCTGTCGAGTTACCAGACTCGTTTGCTTCTGAGAAGTTTCTCTTCCTATTCGGCTTTCCTTCAACTTTGTTTGACTACCGCTACACTATATCGTCACAAGTAAGGTATCCGAACCCTTGTTAACGCCCACAAATACAATCAAATCAACTCaactgctgttgctgttgctgtacCGTACACGGCCCAACCAAATAACCTCCCACACACTCTCCCCCAGCCGGTTAAACAAAACCATTGAGTGGTCCGAACATTGAGCCCTCATCCCAGTCTCAAAACTAGGCCTCTCCCGCACAACCACATAGTGGAAGGTCTGACAACGTCTCCGCCATTTCAAGATATCTCCCTTCGGATCCGAAATTAGGTCCCTGAACCATATACCATACCATAAACGCTCTATTCGGGCCTCAAGTTGTATTACGACAACGCAATTGTAATCTTGACATCATGGCTGGGAATAAACTCCTCGTCTATCTACTTCGACGCGATCTCAGGGCAATTGACAACCCTATCCTTCACCACCTGGCCACTTCTGACCATGGCTTCACTCATCTCCTCCCCATCTACATCCTCCCCCCCCACCAAATCGAAACCTCAGGCTTCGTTGCCGAAGGAAAAAAGTCTCCCTACCCCGAAGCTCGAAGTCAGGTAGGCCGCTTCTGGAGATGTGGCCCCGCCCGAGCCAAGTTCCAAGCTGAGTCTATCTGGGATGTGAAACAAAGTCTTGAGGACATCAGTAGTGGCATGTTGGTTCGTGTCGGAAACTTCGACAATGTCCTCAAGCATTTGATTAAGTCTCTGCACGATGAACATCAATCCGTCGATACGGTTTGGATGACAGAGGAAGCATcgaaggaggaggttgatgatcaAAATGCTGTAGCATCTGTGTGTTCCGAGAACaacatcaacttcaaacTTTGGCAGGACGAAAAGTACTACATCGACGAGTAAGTTTAGCCTGTCAGTCTACTTGACTGTCGAAGTGACCATATTGAATAACTCACTAATACTGTAACTAGTCGCGACACTGGTTTGAATGACCCTAAGGATCTTCCAGATGTTTTCACAACCTTCCGCAAAACTCAAGAGCCCCTCCGTGAGCGTCCTCGCACCTCTCTCCCTCGTCCGCAGGCCGGATCGTTACCACCGTTCCCTTCATCGTGGGCACCACCTCAGGAACCCCCGTTTCAGATTCCTGACAACTACAACGACTTTGAACAACGTCTCCTACAGCCCATCAACAGTATGGTGACAGACCCTCCAGCCTATCCTGAAGATGCTCGGTCTGCACATCCATTCAAAGGTGGAGAGAACCCTGCCTGGGACCGCCTTTACCATCTCATCAAGTCGGGCTCCATGACGACTTACCAGGAGACCCGCAATGGTCTGCTAGGAACCGATTACAGTACCAAGCTTTCAGCATACCTGGCACTCGGATCTATTTCAGCCCGCTGCATCCATGAGGAACTTGTCAAGTTTGAGGACGGTCAGGAACAATCCTACTCTAGAGCTATGGGCTTCGGACAAGGAGAGAACGAAGGCACCAAAGCTGTCAGATTTGAGCTATTGTGGCGGGACTATATGCGATTGTGTACGATGAAGTTTGGCTCGCGCCTTTTCAAGCTTGATGGTTTCAAGGGAGCCAGTGGCAAGTATGATAAGAAATGGAAGACAGCTCTGAAGGAGGAAGCCGAAGCCGATCAAGATCCTTCACCCGAGGAACTGGGTGATATCATTGAGAGGTTCCTTCGAGGAACAACTGGCATGGGGCTGATTGATGCCTCACAGCGGGAACTTTATCATACCGGCTACACCTCGAACCGAGCTCGACAGAATGTCGCCAGCTTCTTCGCTAAACATCTTGGCATTGACTGGCGCTACGGAGCTGAATGGTACGAAGCTATGCTGGTAGACTATGATGTGTCTTCCAACTGGGCGAACTGGCAGTACGTGGCGGGTGTTGGTAATGACCCCAGAGGTGATGCACGCATCTTCAACCCTATTAAACAAGCATTCGACTATGATAACAACGGAAGATATGTCCGAACTTGGGTGCCTGAAGTCAAGGACATTGAGAGACTGGAAAATGCCTTTCAGGTATGGACGACAGGTGACGATGAGCTCATCAAGTAcggcatcatcgacgacaTAATGGTCACTCATCCCATCAAGCGGATCGATTTTCAGGTCGACCGAAAACCTCGTGGCCCCCGACGACCTTAtcgatggagaagaggaggacctGGACGTGGTGGCCGTCGAGGCGGAGGTCCAGGAAACGGTTCGGGTGACTATAACGATAGTCGACACTCGTACCACAATGGGCCACCCTCACCTGAAAGCGATCGCCAGTTTTACCACGGAGGTGAACCCTATATGCAAAACGGTGGCCAGCCACGAAATGGTTGGTCTCAGCGCGGAAATCAGATGTCGTGGCGAGGCAACTCAAACGGGCATGGTCCTAACAACCACGGACCTTCTTCCGGACGAGGCGGCCACATGGCTCCTTTCCGTGGCAATGGTTTCCAGCGAGGATTCAACACTAATTACTTCAATGCACCACCTCCCAGGCAATACATGACCAATCCTAAttggcctcctcaacaaTTCCCCCCCCAAGCCTATCACCACCAACTTCCTCCTCACCTTGGACCTCATGTCTAGCAGACTAGCCTGGCCACTCTTCCCATTACGGTGGGTTTTTAATCCCGCTGAGCAGCGCTGGTATTGGTACCAGTAGACAATGGACTATTGGAAAGCGTAATAATTGGATTTCGTCTCTCATTTGTCGGGGGAGCAAAGCGGTAGTGACACACGATACCTGTTATTTTGGATAAAAGTCGACAATACAGCCAATAGAATGATTAAGGTTGCTAAGGTATATATGTATTTATAAGAAACATCCAGCGGGATCATGGATGTCCTTTCATAGGACATGTGTGAATACACACAAGTCTGTTttgcttttacttttatcaCTTCAAAGTCTCACCACTCGTGACATCGTCTAAGCCATATTCATTGTGTCACTAATCACTGTTCTTTATCTCATCACAGCGTCTCGTTCCAGGCTCTCCAAGACTGCTTTTCCCAAGTGGGCATGCACCTAACCTGTTCTGGTGGATCATATACCCAATCTATTgcaccatcttcctcatgtcTTTCAACTATATCCGACACATAGcccttcagcttcttgatgtCTGCGGCCTTCTCATCGGAATATTCAAGATTGACACTCGGCGCAACTGCAATCTTGCGAAAACCCCGGGACCACATATCCTTACAAAACAACTGAGGCTCGCCTTGGAAACATTCTCCTTTGCGAGTATCTCGAAACCGAAGACCATGTAATAACGGCGCCGCAGTGAACGCTGTAGCCCCGTTCCAGCAGGCAAACACCTGAAAGGGCTGCTGTGTATCATAGCGTGAGCGTGTATCAGGGGCGTTCCAGAAGAGGTTCCAGGCTGAATTCCAATTTCCGTCCGACCCAACTTCGAAAAAAGAGTCTCCTGCGATGGTACGCGCTATCCAGATATCATAAAAGGTTGGGTCAGGTCCTACGTAGGTCCAGTCCATGGCGCATGTCATGTCTGCGTTGAGGCTACGTCGCTGAAAAGCGAGTTCGAGAATATCTTCTGTGCACGCAGAGACGTCGTTGATGAATAGCACTGTGGTTGCGTCTGCGACCTTTACTTGTTCTTTGTAAAGAGGAGTGAGAGCCAAGTTACGTAATTGGGCGAGCTTATGGATACGTGCATTTCCTTGCGCTGGGTTGATCTTGGAACTGCTGTAAAAATAGACCAGTCCCAAGTCTTCCAAGAAGGGTTGCAGAGCCGAGAGAACATCGGATGTGCCGTCAGGGGAGTTTCCCTCAACGATAGATAACGCGCAGCGATGGGGTCCAAGGAAGCGAACGGCTTCAACGATACTGCCTATCAGGCGCGGGAGAATGCCAATGCAGTTCCGCAAGTTGAGGGCAAAGAAATAATCAATTTGTGAGTCTTGGACTTCATCTCCATGTCGACTCTCTTGGAGTATCTTATAGCGATTGATGTTTAGAGCGGGACACTCGAGACGAGGGAGGGCCGTAGACAATGGGTCCAGTATAGCTGCTATGTAGGGTGATATACGCTCAGCAGACAGTATAGTACCTGTAAGACATGAGTACTCTATTCAACATAGAAAGTATGATATACTCACCGTTTGAGattgttggagttgaagcCGAGGCTGTAGTTAGAGTTGCAGTTGGCGTATGCGAAGGTCTCTCTTTAATCTGAGTACTTGTTGTCGTAACTGCTGCCGTTGATTGTAGACTGGGGCcgttctcaacctcctcttTCTGTACAGGAGTATAAGAGCCAGAGCGCCATGTGAGGTGATCACGCCCAAGATAAAGACTCGTAACGACaagcaagaagcaaaagactgCCAGCAGTGGTGCTATAAACCTGCGATACATGACTTTAAAGAAGCAAATTGCTTAGCAAGTGATTCCATTGCTAAACTGGAAATTAtgaaaagaggaagagggcgtATTGGGGCAGAGTAGAGAGGAAATCGGTTCAgtcacaaccaacaaccaacaaccaacagcaagTTCCGTTGTAAGTGACAGGGGATCATCATGCCAGGATGTGATATATATTTTTGGGTCGTCTAAGCGCCGGAGTTCAAGTGAGGATACCCTGGTTGTTTGATCTTCCTGGGTAGGCCAATGATGACCCATAAGGCTGAATGGAATGCTTAGCACTCAATCTGATGACAATTTAATGAATAAATTATATACATGACTGTTTATTAACGTATCTCGAAACTTTGACAGAATACCCAAGTCTTCCCGGAGCTGAGAAGAGCAATGctgatcttgttctcgatACCGCCCCACTTTGGACTTGAAGCTgcatgttggttgttggtcgtTGCGAGAAACCCACTCTTAAAATGACAGGATAGTAcatcacaaccaacaaccaacaaccaacattTCACCATTAAGCATTGACAAAAAATCACGAAAGGGGATCCTTAACTGATACAGTACTAGAGAGATCCAAGTGCCAAAGTCTTCTGTTAATGAGTACTTGGATACATGTTTGAAGTGACTATCATAGACTTATACTAGATGATAGACACTACCGAGGATGTGTAACCCGATAAAAGAAGTCCCGTACATGCTTAGAACTGAGCTATAAAGAAGTCATAGCAAATTAAAACAAGGAACGACCCAATGGTAGACTCTGTGCATGCGCCCCGAGTCCTCGGGTCCTGGTGGTTCAACCAACAACTACACCCATGTAGGCTCAATTATGGGAAGAAGAGTAGGAGTAGAAAGCTCGGATCAGTGTAGAATAATAAGGAGGCTTAAGAATCCCTAGTGTCTTGATCATGAATTGCCGTAGTGTATCGTCTCCGAGTCATTCTGACCCTCTCTTCATGTTGAAGTAATTCAACCTTCACGATGAGGTCTCTTTCCTTGCACTATCTACTCACGCTCTCTCAAATCTTCCCATATTCCAGTCACGCTCTCCATGCGGTATTTCCTCCAGTAACGAAAGCCCCTTTTCTCCCACAACTGAGCAAGATTCTCGAGCCACGGGCTATTAGCACTGAGCTCTCAACCTGTGGCTACCTAGACGGGGATcccaaaaagaagagaactGCCGATTCTGGTTTTAATTGTCGAGTAGACACACGCAATGGCCTCTGGGGGTTTTGCCCTACAACTGTTCTAACAGCTTCGGACTGTGGATTAGCGGGGAGTTGTGTTGATCGCCATGACTGCTCAGATGGATGTGGTATGATTGGTAGCAAGGGGTTGACGACATTTACTTGGTATGCACTATTATAGATCAAAAGACCTGAGGTCAAGTACTAACCTGAAGATTAGTGATCGCAAATCATTTTGTTCCATGGCCCTTCTAACCTTTGGAGTGGACCAGACATACTCCTACATTGCCTGCGGAACTAAAGCCACTACCGACCATTACTGCATAACCCCAACCATTGGCATCCCAACAACGTCCGAGTCCAGTGAATCGAGCACATCAGAGACATCACGAATATCTTTAGTCATCTCAAGTGATACGTCATCAAGTACCACCGATATTACACAAAGTGCTTCCACAGAAGGGACAAGCAGTTCTTcggaagaaggagattcaTCTGGAAGTCCCTCCCCTAATGTCGGTGCCATCATTGGAGGAGTCATTGGAGGACTCGTTGTTATCTGCGGTACCATAATTACAGCAATATTCCTGCTTCGAAGAAACCGAAGTAAGGATACACAAGCGGGCACAATAGAACAGAATAAAGAGGACCAATCCACAAGACCTTGGAGACGCAGCAAAACAAAAGAGCCACAAGAGCTTGGAGGTTGGGACATATATGAAATGTCAGTTACCGAACAGAATCAACGTCGAAGTCCAGTGGAACTTGCTGCGTGAGAAGGACATTTGAACGGGTAGGGTAATCGATCAACACGAGTCTTAGGCTATGGAATATTGTGCTATTGATTACCTTATTAGTACAGCCGTTGGATATGAGTCGTGAAAATACCGAATTGCGAAATGCATGAGACATAAAATATACATGTTTAAGTAAAGAAACCCGCTGTGCTTAGGGGAAGCTGGAATCTGGAATCTGATACGCCATGGACCGATGATGCTAACAATAAATCCGCGAGTGCCCCAaggagaggcaagaaaacttggagGTCACCTCATGTCTGGTCAAATTTGGAGAATAAATGTTTCATGacttagtacctacctaggtaccttccGGGGCGGGCCTCCTCAGGTGGAGGGCAACCTAATCCGTCCCGTCGCCTACAGCTCCGGAAGGACCTTCTTCTGGCTGATCGTTCAGGTACTTTGGCCTCTTTCTCTTGCCTTGCTTTTGCGGATAGCTTCATCTTTGGGAAAGAACCCGTGGGTCTTCAGTCACCTTACCTTGGCAAACTCTGATGCCCTCACTCCAAAGAGGCAAAGCCGGAAGGTGGCCTTCTCACTGCGTTGTCAGGCCACTCTTCACCTGCGGCTTTGCCTTATCAACATGGATACCTTGGCCATCCAACATGTATAGTGAACTCTGCAATGCCAATCCACAGCCAAGTTGCAATCAACCAATCTGTTGAGGCGTTCATGCCACCAACGCTATCGCTGCTCATCTCGAGAAAGTGCTGAACGATGCTTCCCTGGACTCCTAGAAAAGGAGAGGCGCTCTATCGTGTACAGACTTACGAATGTCGAAGCTAGCCTCCAGGCTGCCATGCAGGAAGCCCAACTTTAAGGTACATCATCTAATACTGAAGTATATCTAATTACTAATGTTGGATCTCCAGTCTATACTCTCGAGGTGTACAGGCTGCATTAAACGACAAATTGAGAAACGTATTCATACTATTTATTATGTTTTCCATCCCCATGATGATAGTTTGATGTCGCAGTTGCCGTGACACTATTAAAACACCAAACCCGAGGGCTTGAAGGTTGAAATGATGCTCGAACAGCCATGACGATTGCGAGGAAAGAGGATGTAGCATACTATCAATAATTCAACCATTCTCTCGTTTACCTTTGCCATTGCTCAACGGTGAAATGTTGGTTGTGATGTAGACTtctctaagttgtgggctggAAGTGttgtttgcagttgagacttgtggctgtgagcttattccggcagagagaacctagtgaTGTAGACTTCTATCCTAAGGGATGAAAGACTTAGCCAcgtttagtatattttagaaGATTCTTAGATCAGTTGATTTTGGCACCGTGCTTTAAAAGAAGCTTTCCTTCCCCCCAAGGCGCCCGTATCATCAAGTAAAGGTAACAAGGCAAAAGTGAAGTAAGATACAGAACCGAACGAAAGCACCGCAATTCATGGACATTAACAGTGAATCGAGGCAGCAAAGTTCATCATGCCTCTTTTGATTAACCCAAGACTCGCTTCCTCGAAAATGCTGTGGGCCAAAAAACCCAATGCTCAGGCCTCATTTCTTCTGCGGCcgttaaagttaaaataacgTATGAATGGTAACATGACGGTCGTAAATTCGGACAATGGGGTATTATATATTGAGATACACTCAGACAGGAGTCCAGTCCTTGAGCCATGGATGAGATTGGTTCAAGTCCGGAATTACAACTGTGCTCAGGCTGCGCTCTCCAACTATGTTTCCGAGGGAGTGGTTGATCATTTGCAAAGTAGCACGGCGGGAGGGCTCGATAGCGACGGGGAGAGCAGTTGGGGGTGGAATTGGCGCAAGAGAGTTGTGAGAAGGAATGAGATCAAGGTTATCTGGGACGCTTGAGTCAAAGCGACCAGTCTCTTTGCGATAGCCAACATGCACTGAAGGTTCAAAAGATACATCGTCCTTTGACCACCAAGTCCAATGGCGGTACTCTCGATGGTGGCCTCGTTCAAGCCAAGGGTACAGATCAGGCTCGATAGTTTCTTTGGGAATTGTGCCGAAGGGGCGCCAACCGTAGAAGAGGGGCCATGGATCGCGAAGAGTCAGTGTATGACGATGCTGAAGTAGGGCAGCACGAGGAACAGCCGTGCTGAGGTCATGGTAGGCAGTGGCTGTAGGGTCATCTTGATATGATTGTGGTGCCCCTGTCCATACCGCCGTAACAATATCTGGACGAGACAGGGTGTCATACGAACATCCCTCGTCAAGCGTAGTCAGATAGTTGCGAATGAGATCCAAGATCCTGGAGTTACCCAGAAGGAAGAGACCGTGCCACCACATGGCTACCCGAGGACGGCGGAGCAGGAAGATCTTGATAAGCATCTCGAAATCGCAGTGTTTGAAGGCGGGCTGAATGACGCTGGTTACGGCAGCCAACCAGGGACTAACGAGGTTGCACTGGATATCTGGTTGCCAAAATATGCTCCAGAGGACTGGCCCCAGGGCGTAAGGATGCATGCTCAGCGTCATGTAGTAGCGTGCTTCCGCTGTATATCGATGAATGTTGGCTGCCTGATCAGCATCCATGGGGGTACTCTTTCGTGGTTTCAGAGACGGCCTAGGTAAGTGTGGTTCCAGCTTGGCCATGCGATAGAATGGAATTGCAAGGGCTGCAAGGAACCCAGCCTTGATCGGTGACAAGATACTTGGATCTTTGGATCGGGGTTCATGGGCAATACCAAA
The window above is part of the Fusarium musae strain F31 chromosome 6, whole genome shotgun sequence genome. Proteins encoded here:
- a CDS encoding hypothetical protein (CAZy:GT69~EggNog:ENOG41) translates to MYRRFIAPLLAVFCFLLVVTSLYLGRDHLTWRSGSYTPVQKEEVENGPSLQSTAAVTTTSTQIKERPSHTPTATLTTASASTPTISNGTILSAERISPYIAAILDPLSTALPRLECPALNINRYKILQESRHGDEVQDSQIDYFFALNLRNCIGILPRLIGSIVEAVRFLGPHRCALSIVEGNSPDGTSDVLSALQPFLEDLGLVYFYSSSKINPAQGNARIHKLAQLRNLALTPLYKEQVKVADATTVLFINDVSACTEDILELAFQRRSLNADMTCAMDWTYVGPDPTFYDIWIARTIAGDSFFEVGSDGNWNSAWNLFWNAPDTRSRYDTQQPFQVFACWNGATAFTAAPLLHGLRFRDTRKGECFQGEPQLFCKDMWSRGFRKIAVAPSVNLEYSDEKAADIKKLKGYVSDIVERHEEDGAIDWVYDPPEQVRCMPTWEKQSWRAWNETL